TCGAAATATCTATTCGAATACTCAAAGGAAAAAAATATTTTTATGAAAGTAAACTTTGTTAACAGTGATCATGTTCATATCCTAATTGAATTACCTACAAATTTATCAATTGAAGAATGTATAAAATTATTCAAAGATGCTTCCTCACATTTTATTCATCAGAATAGACTTACTCAAACTAAATTTACTTGGGGAAGAGGTTATGGTGTTTTTTCAGTTTCAGAATCGCAAGTTCCAAATGTGGTAGATTACATTAAGAAACAGGAAGAACATCAAAGAAAGAAAAGTTTCAGCGAAGAATATCAGCTTTTTCTAGAAAAATATAAGATATTTGTACACGGTTAAAACCGTTAACAATTTTTTTTTCGAAATTAACACCACGCTAAATCGTGGTGAGAATCTGACAATAATTCTGAAAACTAAATTTTCAATCCATCAATCATCTGTTGATGAATTTTTTTATTGCTTGCCAAAATTTGTGAGGTAAAGATATCAATTTCATTTCCAGAAAAATCTGTAACCAATCCTCCGGCTTCTTCCACTAATAATTTTCCTGCACATATATCCCAGGGTTGTAAAGAAACTTCCCAGAAACCATCAAACACTCCGCGAGCAACATAACAAAAATCTATTGCTGCAGAACCGAGTCTTCTTACAGCTCTTGCCTGCTTTGTTAGTGATTCAAATCTTTCAAAAGCCTTGTCAGGATTATCTGCAACATCGTAAGGAAATCCAGTAACTAAAACTCCCAAACCAATATTATAATTATCACTAACTTTTATTTTCTTATCGTTTGCAAAAGTACCACTCCCCTTTTCCGCAGAATAAAAAATATTTTGCATAACATCGTAAACAACTCCGGCAATTATTTCATTCTTTTTCATAACTCCAATAGAAACAGAAAAAATTGGCAAACCGTGTGCAAAGTTTGTTGTTCCATCAATCGGATCAATCACCCATAAATAATCCGAATATTTTTTATGCTCACCGGATTCCTCGGTTAGAATATTATGTGTTGGATATTTTCGGGATATAAAATCCATAATGGCAATTTCAGATTTCTTATCTATTTCTGTTACAAGATTTTTTTCATTCGTTTTATATTCAACCTGAAAATTTTTTCCAAAACCATTACGAACAATTTCACCTGCTACACCTGCTATCTCTAA
The window above is part of the Ignavibacteriales bacterium genome. Proteins encoded here:
- a CDS encoding transposase; this encodes MDNFFWETLDHQYVFNKEARLKISKYLFEYSKEKNIFMKVNFVNSDHVHILIELPTNLSIEECIKLFKDASSHFIHQNRLTQTKFTWGRGYGVFSVSESQVPNVVDYIKKQEEHQRKKSFSEEYQLFLEKYKIFVHG
- a CDS encoding inositol monophosphatase, encoding MIKDILEIAGVAGEIVRNGFGKNFQVEYKTNEKNLVTEIDKKSEIAIMDFISRKYPTHNILTEESGEHKKYSDYLWVIDPIDGTTNFAHGLPIFSVSIGVMKKNEIIAGVVYDVMQNIFYSAEKGSGTFANDKKIKVSDNYNIGLGVLVTGFPYDVADNPDKAFERFESLTKQARAVRRLGSAAIDFCYVARGVFDGFWEVSLQPWDICAGKLLVEEAGGLVTDFSGNEIDIFTSQILASNKKIHQQMIDGLKI